The Acinetobacter pittii genome contains a region encoding:
- the rluD gene encoding 23S rRNA pseudouridine(1911/1915/1917) synthase RluD — protein MTSAQSSNTNFSETDFNLLEDSEDADNHTSDTTATRLSLQVQLDETYLGQRIDQVAALVWSEFSREKLKQWLKDGHLLVNGNIVKPKHRCEGTELLTLEVELEAQTTSQPENIPLNIVYEDDDILVINKPVGMVVHPGAGNSSGTLVNALLYHAPKLAELSRAGLVHRIDKDTSGLLVVAKTLEAQFSLSKQLANKSVYRVYDLVVYGNIIAGGTIDEPIKRHPVDRVKMAILPGGRDAVTHYNVKERFKDFTRVQARLETGRTHQIRVHFSYIGYGLIGDQVYMNRVRVPAGASELLIETLRGFKRQALHAAKLGLKHPRTGEEMLFEAPWPEDFTHLVNVLRSENAAY, from the coding sequence ATGACTTCAGCACAATCTTCAAACACAAACTTCTCTGAAACCGACTTCAATTTACTTGAAGATTCTGAGGATGCAGATAACCATACTTCTGATACAACTGCAACACGTTTATCGTTGCAAGTTCAGCTAGATGAAACCTATCTGGGACAACGTATCGACCAAGTAGCAGCCTTGGTGTGGAGCGAGTTTTCACGTGAAAAGCTCAAGCAATGGTTGAAGGATGGCCATCTGTTGGTGAATGGTAACATTGTCAAGCCTAAGCACCGTTGTGAAGGAACTGAGTTGCTTACGCTCGAAGTAGAGCTTGAAGCTCAGACAACGAGTCAACCTGAAAATATTCCACTTAATATTGTCTATGAAGATGATGATATTTTAGTCATTAATAAACCAGTAGGCATGGTGGTACATCCAGGAGCAGGCAATAGTTCTGGAACTTTAGTGAATGCTTTGCTTTACCATGCTCCAAAATTGGCAGAACTTTCGCGTGCTGGTTTGGTACATCGTATTGATAAAGATACCAGTGGCTTACTGGTTGTTGCTAAAACATTAGAAGCTCAATTTTCTTTAAGTAAACAATTGGCGAATAAATCGGTTTACCGTGTATATGACTTGGTTGTTTATGGAAATATTATTGCTGGCGGTACGATTGATGAACCAATCAAACGTCACCCAGTTGACCGTGTGAAAATGGCAATTTTACCGGGTGGGCGAGATGCGGTAACTCACTACAATGTAAAAGAACGTTTTAAAGATTTTACCCGTGTACAAGCCCGCCTTGAAACAGGACGAACACATCAGATTCGTGTGCATTTTAGTTACATTGGTTATGGCTTGATTGGCGATCAGGTTTATATGAACCGTGTGCGTGTGCCAGCTGGTGCGTCTGAGCTGCTCATTGAAACTTTACGTGGTTTTAAACGTCAGGCATTGCACGCAGCTAAATTGGGCTTAAAACACCCTCGTACTGGTGAAGAAATGCTATTTGAAGCGCCGTGGCCTGAAGATTTCACACATTTAGTGAATGTGTTACGTTCAGAAAACGCTGCATATTAA
- the comL gene encoding outer membrane protein assembly factor BamD → MSLPRYKITMLALSLGVASAFVGCSSNPSKKEVVDTGPQSSEQAYFEKAQKSLDRGQYLDATKSLEAIDTYYPTGQYAQQAQLELLYSKFKQKDYEGAIALAERFIRLNPQHPNVDYAYYVRAVANMEQNYDSLMRYTSLQQSHRDVSYLKVAYQNFVDLIRRFPSSQYSVDAAQRMKFIGQELAENEMTAARFNVKRKAWIAAAERSQWVIEHYPQTPQVPEALATLAYSYDKLGDKATSQQYIEVLKLNYPSLVKKDGTVNMRAARKEGNWINRATLGIFGRESTAATPESTTEAEAPKRGFLNRVSFGLIGNSDKEETEAPEQTPVEASKSERSWTNRLSFGLLDKPEPQAAENTTVAPAVTSTESSTDVQSDEATQGADDAAQ, encoded by the coding sequence ATGTCGCTACCACGTTATAAAATTACGATGCTTGCCTTATCTTTAGGTGTAGCGTCTGCATTTGTGGGCTGTAGCAGCAATCCAAGTAAAAAAGAAGTGGTCGATACTGGCCCTCAATCTAGTGAACAAGCTTACTTCGAAAAAGCCCAAAAGTCGCTTGACCGTGGTCAATATCTTGATGCGACCAAGTCTTTAGAGGCAATCGATACCTATTATCCGACTGGACAATACGCACAACAAGCACAACTTGAACTTCTATATTCGAAATTTAAACAAAAAGATTATGAAGGCGCGATTGCCTTAGCAGAACGTTTTATTCGTTTAAATCCTCAACATCCAAATGTAGATTATGCTTATTATGTTCGTGCTGTTGCCAATATGGAGCAAAACTACGACAGTTTGATGCGTTATACCTCTTTGCAACAGTCACATCGTGATGTGAGTTATTTAAAAGTTGCGTATCAAAACTTTGTTGATTTAATTCGTCGTTTCCCAAGTAGCCAATATTCTGTCGATGCTGCTCAGCGTATGAAATTCATTGGACAAGAACTTGCTGAAAATGAAATGACTGCTGCCCGCTTCAACGTTAAACGTAAAGCTTGGATCGCCGCTGCAGAACGTTCGCAATGGGTGATTGAACACTATCCACAAACACCTCAAGTTCCAGAAGCTTTAGCCACTTTGGCATATAGCTATGATAAATTAGGTGATAAAGCTACTTCGCAACAATATATTGAAGTTTTAAAGCTTAATTATCCAAGCCTTGTGAAAAAAGACGGCACAGTTAACATGCGTGCTGCTCGTAAAGAAGGTAACTGGATCAACCGTGCAACTTTAGGTATTTTCGGTCGTGAATCGACTGCTGCAACGCCAGAGAGCACAACTGAAGCAGAAGCTCCAAAACGTGGTTTCCTCAACCGTGTTAGTTTTGGTTTAATTGGTAATTCAGATAAAGAAGAAACTGAAGCACCAGAACAAACACCTGTTGAAGCTTCTAAGTCTGAACGTAGTTGGACAAACCGTTTAAGCTTCGGTTTATTAGACAAACCTGAACCACAAGCAGCAGAAAATACAACTGTTGCACCAGCTGTCACATCTACTGAATCTTCAACTGATGTGCAATCAGATGAAGCAACTCAAGGTGCGGATGACGCTGCTCAATAA
- the dnaG gene encoding DNA primase — MAIPQHTIDQILDRTDIVDLIGQRVKLKKTGRTYSGCCPFHQEKTPSFHVYRDKQYYHCFGCQANGNAIRFLMDIDNRNFIEVMKELSSSTGIELPKDNTENKKLSYTRQITKPPLTKTNTAEPVTPQQPSDESYNTLEPVFFDDPFAQFEQPFSFDEPVQEGNLYDLLENIAQFYEQQLPHSQKAKNYFKQRGLTNQTIQFWRLGYAPEDWQHLEKAFPYDIDGLKQLGLIRSSDNGRDFDLLRDRVIFPIRDPKGRVVGFGGRALNDEIKPKYINSPDSEVFHKNQLLYGLYEGRKLKSSDWLMVEGYMDVIALQQYGITGAVATLGTASNTEHLNILFKQNSRITIAFDGDAAGQKAARRTLEIALPLLNDGRELKFFVLPNDHDPDSLIRREGLENFQKLLQQAPLLSDFVFAHLTGQHDISTPEGKSLVMGELRELTELLPKQGSFRYLLTQSFREKLGLGKRFTPQISHDASLSFNIHTKDEDFAVAILMHHPFLYIHFEGLRAYIHQDELLAKVLAILNRIFDDLPDDQELATYYVLGACSSYCHEIADIMQRTNIQALTQAPEVADKLAKEYSLSLQERYLRQKLKSPISLIESRNLRQQLNELTKQISLKLLS, encoded by the coding sequence ATGGCAATTCCACAACATACGATTGATCAAATTCTAGATCGCACAGATATTGTCGATCTGATTGGTCAACGTGTGAAACTGAAAAAGACCGGACGTACCTATTCCGGCTGTTGCCCTTTTCATCAAGAAAAAACGCCATCATTTCATGTTTACCGTGACAAGCAGTATTATCACTGCTTTGGCTGTCAGGCTAACGGAAATGCAATCCGTTTTCTCATGGATATCGATAACCGAAACTTTATTGAGGTAATGAAAGAATTATCGAGTAGTACTGGAATTGAATTACCCAAAGATAATACTGAAAATAAAAAACTGTCTTATACCCGTCAGATTACAAAGCCACCTCTTACTAAAACAAATACGGCTGAGCCTGTAACTCCACAGCAGCCATCGGATGAAAGCTACAACACACTTGAACCCGTATTTTTTGATGACCCTTTTGCTCAGTTCGAACAGCCGTTTAGCTTTGATGAACCAGTTCAAGAAGGTAATTTATATGACTTACTGGAAAATATTGCTCAGTTCTATGAACAACAATTACCTCATAGCCAAAAGGCAAAAAATTACTTTAAACAGCGTGGACTAACCAATCAGACGATTCAATTTTGGCGCTTAGGCTATGCCCCAGAAGACTGGCAACACCTAGAGAAAGCCTTTCCCTATGACATTGACGGCTTAAAACAACTTGGGCTTATCCGCTCGAGCGATAATGGCCGTGATTTTGACCTATTACGTGACCGCGTTATTTTCCCAATTCGCGACCCTAAAGGTCGAGTCGTTGGTTTTGGTGGGCGTGCATTAAATGATGAAATCAAGCCCAAATATATTAACTCACCAGATTCAGAAGTCTTTCATAAAAATCAGCTACTTTACGGACTTTATGAAGGTAGAAAGCTTAAATCTAGTGATTGGTTAATGGTTGAAGGCTATATGGATGTCATTGCGCTTCAGCAGTATGGCATTACTGGAGCTGTAGCAACGTTAGGTACCGCAAGTAATACTGAACATCTTAATATTTTATTTAAACAAAATAGTCGTATTACCATTGCTTTTGATGGTGATGCAGCAGGTCAAAAAGCAGCACGCAGAACTTTAGAAATTGCTTTACCCCTTCTCAATGATGGTCGTGAACTTAAATTTTTCGTTCTACCGAATGATCATGACCCCGACTCTCTGATCCGTCGAGAAGGGCTGGAAAATTTCCAAAAATTATTACAACAGGCCCCTCTTTTGTCCGATTTCGTGTTTGCGCACTTAACAGGTCAACACGATATCAGTACACCTGAAGGGAAAAGTTTGGTTATGGGAGAACTCAGGGAACTCACCGAGTTATTACCAAAACAAGGTTCTTTCCGCTACTTACTTACTCAATCTTTCCGTGAAAAACTCGGACTTGGTAAACGTTTTACCCCACAAATCAGTCACGATGCTTCACTCTCGTTTAATATTCATACAAAAGATGAAGATTTTGCGGTTGCAATTTTAATGCATCATCCTTTTCTTTATATTCATTTCGAAGGATTACGGGCTTATATTCACCAAGATGAATTATTAGCCAAAGTACTGGCAATCTTAAATCGTATTTTTGATGATTTACCGGATGACCAAGAGCTGGCAACTTATTATGTGCTTGGTGCTTGTAGTAGTTACTGTCATGAAATCGCCGATATTATGCAAAGAACCAATATTCAGGCATTAACACAGGCACCTGAGGTAGCTGACAAGTTAGCTAAGGAATATTCGCTAAGTCTGCAAGAAAGATATTTACGTCAGAAGCTGAAATCACCGATTTCTTTAATTGAATCAAGAAATCTAAGACAACAATTGAATGAATTAACAAAACAAATTAGCTTGAAACTGTTATCTTAA
- the hemA gene encoding glutamyl-tRNA reductase: MSFFALGVNHQTASVELREQIAFNAERLSRLLAEQRHHQSLKDLVVVSTCNRTEVYAMAENAESLLKWLADANNIDVKQLIHHVYRYENTQAITHLMRVASGLDSLMLGEPQILGQVKSALALSKEAQTVSPELNSVFEYAFYAAKRVRSETAVGSHAVSMGYAVAQLALQVFSKPEKLTVMVVAAGEMNSLVAKHLAEIGVAKIIICNRSRERADQLAQEIAHQVEVEIIEFSALAENLYRADVVSSCTGSLYQVIAYSDVKAALKKRRYQQMLMVDLAVPRDIDSKVEALDGVYLYGVDDLQSVIDENLAQRRQAAVEAEVMVNQLATQLITHQKVKEAGSTIHAYRQHSEEISQQELTHALEALHHGENAEQVLQQFAHRLTQKLMHPTSILLREAAKAENPDYFEWLQQHLQDVFDHERKPKH, encoded by the coding sequence ATGTCTTTCTTTGCATTGGGTGTCAACCATCAAACAGCTTCTGTAGAACTCCGCGAACAAATTGCTTTCAATGCAGAGCGATTAAGTCGTTTGCTTGCCGAACAACGCCATCACCAAAGCCTAAAGGATTTGGTGGTCGTCTCGACCTGTAACCGTACAGAAGTTTATGCTATGGCTGAAAACGCCGAAAGCCTTCTAAAATGGTTAGCCGATGCCAATAATATTGATGTAAAGCAGTTAATTCATCATGTTTATCGTTACGAGAACACGCAGGCAATTACACATTTAATGCGAGTAGCGAGTGGTCTAGACTCTCTTATGCTAGGTGAGCCGCAAATTTTAGGGCAAGTTAAAAGTGCTTTAGCATTGTCTAAAGAAGCTCAAACGGTCTCTCCTGAATTAAATAGTGTTTTTGAATATGCTTTTTATGCTGCCAAACGTGTACGTTCCGAAACTGCGGTAGGTAGTCATGCTGTTTCAATGGGTTATGCGGTTGCACAACTGGCCTTACAGGTTTTTAGTAAGCCTGAAAAACTTACCGTAATGGTGGTTGCTGCGGGTGAAATGAATAGCTTGGTGGCTAAACATTTGGCTGAAATAGGTGTCGCGAAGATTATTATTTGTAATCGTAGCCGTGAGCGCGCTGATCAGTTGGCTCAGGAAATTGCACATCAGGTTGAAGTTGAAATTATTGAGTTTTCAGCATTAGCAGAGAATTTATATCGTGCTGATGTTGTGTCGAGTTGTACCGGTAGTCTATACCAAGTTATTGCTTATTCTGATGTTAAGGCTGCATTGAAAAAACGTCGCTATCAACAAATGTTGATGGTTGATTTAGCAGTGCCACGTGATATAGATTCTAAAGTTGAAGCACTTGATGGTGTCTATTTGTATGGTGTCGATGATTTACAAAGTGTGATTGATGAGAACCTCGCTCAACGTCGTCAGGCGGCAGTTGAAGCGGAAGTAATGGTGAATCAATTAGCGACTCAGCTTATTACTCATCAAAAGGTTAAAGAGGCTGGTAGCACCATTCATGCTTACCGCCAACACAGTGAAGAGATTAGTCAACAAGAGCTTACGCATGCATTAGAAGCTTTGCATCATGGTGAGAATGCCGAGCAGGTATTACAGCAATTTGCCCATCGTTTAACGCAAAAACTTATGCATCCTACATCGATATTACTACGTGAAGCGGCTAAAGCAGAAAATCCTGATTATTTTGAATGGTTACAGCAGCATTTACAGGATGTATTTGATCATGAGCGTAAGCCAAAACATTAA
- a CDS encoding tetratricopeptide repeat protein, giving the protein MNSRINFNGASIRQYSTTFLLLGSMSSYVYARPVQETYAVHSFDQALEQSMVAEFALAYDDIPNALHNYTVLAIKSNSTSIKQRALDVALEYNDLQAALNIATHWVAQEPKDVPALFYLSHIALKTHEYQLAAETLDKILKIDPTADLEQILASIAPENAQDREVLLTALRSSAEKANPSILALIANLEAQNGQLQTALTNINKALRRRPKVTSFILMKANLLIALSDQEGALKWYAKSSRKNKKNLDIRLAEIRYLIQINQSELALEKLEKIIETNPQAEEALFIAGLTSIDLKQYDKAEQYLVDLRNSAKYQNEAYYYLAINAERKQHYETAKAYYRLVDGSLYVVSRRNLIAIYDKQENLHDALRFLTQERVNYPQHASFLYQAQAEILKKMGNKKAALNLLDEAIKNLPDDPELIYAEVLLLDPYTDRDKLDKTLKQLLQLEPNSPTYLNAYAYTLALQNRRLKEARQYAEQALEYAPEQASILDTLGYIAFLQNDYEAAAEALSKAYELSHNINIGIRYAKALYMQGSLTQFSAVLQQLKQKHANDPQLQQLDALILPTSAKKS; this is encoded by the coding sequence ATGAATAGCCGTATTAATTTTAACGGTGCTTCGATAAGACAGTATTCTACCACATTCTTATTGTTAGGTAGCATGTCCTCATATGTCTATGCACGTCCTGTGCAAGAGACCTATGCCGTGCATTCGTTTGATCAGGCATTAGAGCAATCCATGGTTGCTGAATTTGCGCTAGCTTATGACGATATTCCAAACGCTTTGCACAATTACACAGTGCTCGCAATTAAAAGCAACTCTACCTCAATTAAGCAGCGAGCTTTAGACGTTGCACTTGAATACAATGATTTACAAGCTGCGTTAAACATTGCTACACATTGGGTCGCTCAAGAACCCAAAGATGTACCCGCTTTATTCTATTTATCACATATCGCTTTAAAAACACACGAATATCAGCTTGCTGCTGAAACATTAGATAAAATTTTAAAGATAGATCCCACTGCTGATCTAGAACAGATTTTAGCCAGTATTGCCCCAGAAAATGCACAAGATCGAGAGGTCTTATTAACAGCTTTACGCTCTAGTGCAGAAAAAGCCAATCCTTCTATCTTAGCGCTCATCGCCAATTTAGAAGCACAAAATGGTCAATTACAAACCGCGCTAACCAACATTAACAAAGCCTTACGCCGACGTCCTAAAGTAACGAGCTTTATTTTAATGAAAGCAAACTTACTTATTGCTCTCAGCGATCAAGAAGGTGCACTTAAATGGTATGCAAAATCGAGTCGTAAAAATAAGAAAAATTTAGATATTCGTTTAGCTGAAATCCGCTATCTCATACAAATTAACCAATCTGAGCTTGCGTTAGAAAAACTTGAAAAAATTATAGAAACTAACCCTCAAGCTGAAGAAGCCTTATTTATTGCAGGCTTAACAAGTATTGATTTAAAGCAATACGACAAAGCAGAACAATATCTTGTTGACTTACGCAACTCGGCTAAATACCAAAATGAAGCATATTACTACTTAGCGATTAATGCAGAACGTAAACAGCATTATGAAACTGCAAAAGCTTACTATCGTTTAGTTGATGGCAGCTTATACGTGGTATCAAGACGCAATCTGATCGCAATATATGATAAACAAGAAAATTTACACGATGCTTTACGGTTTCTTACTCAAGAACGAGTAAATTATCCCCAACATGCAAGTTTCTTATATCAAGCCCAAGCTGAAATCTTAAAGAAAATGGGCAATAAAAAAGCTGCATTAAATTTATTAGATGAAGCGATAAAAAACTTACCGGATGATCCGGAACTGATTTATGCGGAAGTTTTATTACTTGATCCATATACGGACCGCGACAAACTCGACAAAACATTAAAGCAATTATTACAGCTTGAGCCCAATAGCCCAACGTATCTAAATGCATATGCTTATACACTGGCACTGCAAAATCGCAGGTTAAAAGAAGCACGTCAATATGCTGAACAAGCTTTGGAATATGCCCCTGAACAAGCATCAATCCTTGATACGCTAGGCTATATTGCATTTTTACAGAATGATTATGAAGCTGCTGCAGAAGCCTTAAGCAAAGCTTATGAACTTAGCCATAATATAAATATTGGCATTCGTTATGCTAAAGCTTTGTATATGCAAGGGTCACTCACTCAATTTAGCGCAGTGTTACAACAACTGAAACAAAAACATGCCAATGATCCACAATTACAACAGCTTGATGCGTTAATTTTACCTACATCTGCAAAAAAGAGTTAA
- the lolB gene encoding lipoprotein insertase outer membrane protein LolB: MSKFAQLCTAICGSSVLFLTGCQHFTQPKPAVTQQVQDEKHFNLQGKIGVRTPQQTGSAFFTWLQQQDNFDIELSGILGVGKTQIQGKPGEVTLNSSKTGLITATSPEELLERATGWQAPITHLTSWILAKPATLNAQVTKDAANRVSQLIEDGWTVNFSYDGEQTLPNKLVLKQALAEDKENRITMVIQNR, from the coding sequence ATGAGCAAATTTGCCCAACTGTGCACAGCGATCTGTGGATCAAGTGTATTATTTCTAACCGGTTGTCAGCATTTTACTCAACCAAAACCTGCGGTTACCCAACAAGTTCAAGACGAAAAACACTTTAATTTACAAGGTAAAATTGGAGTCCGTACACCACAGCAAACTGGTAGTGCTTTTTTTACTTGGCTTCAACAGCAAGATAATTTTGATATCGAATTAAGCGGTATTTTAGGCGTTGGAAAAACTCAAATTCAGGGTAAACCAGGCGAAGTAACTTTAAACAGTTCTAAAACAGGACTTATTACCGCTACCTCTCCAGAAGAGCTGTTAGAACGTGCAACGGGTTGGCAAGCACCAATTACGCACTTAACGAGCTGGATTTTGGCAAAACCCGCAACATTAAATGCGCAAGTTACCAAAGATGCTGCAAATCGAGTGAGTCAACTCATTGAAGATGGCTGGACCGTGAATTTCAGTTACGATGGTGAACAAACTTTGCCAAACAAACTGGTTTTAAAGCAAGCTCTTGCTGAAGATAAAGAAAACCGTATTACAATGGTCATCCAAAACCGCTAA
- the ispE gene encoding 4-(cytidine 5'-diphospho)-2-C-methyl-D-erythritol kinase, whose protein sequence is MIRVPSPAKLNLFLHITGRRENGYHELQTIFQLIDLYDWMTFTPTSNEEIEIDGLSEVRPEENLIYRAAQILKPHAKKFCGLHIKIEKNIPMGAGLGGGSSNAATTLIVLNQLWECGLEQEQLADYGVKLGADVPIFVYGKNAWAEGIGEHLSFIDLDQKQFIILKPDCFISTQLLFSQKTLTRDSKTTKFCAYQLEPSNFGNNFEPLARQLYPEVEEAMQYLDQFGQAKLTGTGACVFTEVTNEMNIDEILKHSPCKSYLVNSLKESPLNHFKVTR, encoded by the coding sequence ATGATTCGAGTTCCTTCCCCTGCTAAGCTCAACCTGTTTTTACATATTACAGGCCGACGCGAAAATGGTTATCATGAGCTACAAACCATTTTCCAACTTATTGATTTATATGACTGGATGACATTTACGCCTACTTCAAATGAAGAAATCGAAATTGATGGGTTAAGTGAAGTTCGACCTGAAGAAAATTTGATATATCGGGCAGCTCAAATACTAAAGCCACATGCAAAAAAGTTTTGTGGTTTGCACATCAAAATTGAAAAAAATATTCCAATGGGTGCGGGTTTAGGCGGTGGTTCATCCAATGCAGCCACCACGCTTATTGTGTTAAATCAATTATGGGAATGTGGTCTGGAACAAGAACAACTTGCGGACTACGGTGTAAAGCTCGGTGCTGATGTCCCTATTTTTGTTTATGGTAAAAATGCATGGGCTGAAGGCATCGGCGAACATTTATCATTCATAGACTTAGATCAAAAACAGTTCATTATTTTAAAACCTGATTGTTTTATCAGCACTCAATTGCTTTTTTCACAAAAAACATTGACAAGAGACTCTAAGACCACTAAATTTTGCGCCTATCAGTTAGAGCCTTCTAATTTTGGAAATAACTTTGAGCCACTGGCTCGGCAGTTATACCCTGAAGTAGAAGAAGCAATGCAATATTTAGATCAGTTTGGTCAAGCAAAGCTTACAGGTACAGGTGCTTGTGTTTTTACTGAAGTAACAAATGAAATGAATATTGATGAAATTCTTAAGCATTCACCATGTAAATCTTACTTGGTAAATAGTTTAAAAGAATCTCCTCTTAATCATTTTAAGGTTACACGTTAG